A genomic region of Vicinamibacterales bacterium contains the following coding sequences:
- a CDS encoding aspartate carbamoyltransferase catalytic subunit, whose protein sequence is MDATTPEVAAPAAALRSKDLLGIAELTPEEILLILDTAEAMKEISQRQIKKVPALRGRTVVNLFFEPSTRTRTSFEIAEKRLSADTLGVAIASSSVVKGETLVDTAKNIEAMGPSMIVLRHAASGAPHLLARLCKSPIINAGDGLHEHPTQALLDAFTIRERKGRIAGLKVAIVGDLLHSRVLRSNVLLLTKLGADVWVCGPPTLVPMGLERLGVTTTSSIDAAVEGADVVMMLRIQLERMEGGFFPSLREYFTVFGMTEARLRRAKPDVIVMHPGPINRGVEISSEVADGPYSVILDQVANGVAARMAVLYLLAGGVSDETVA, encoded by the coding sequence ATGGACGCGACCACGCCAGAGGTGGCGGCGCCCGCCGCGGCCCTCCGCAGCAAGGACCTGCTCGGCATCGCCGAACTGACCCCCGAGGAGATTCTCCTGATCCTCGACACCGCCGAGGCGATGAAGGAGATCTCGCAGCGGCAGATCAAGAAGGTGCCGGCGCTTCGCGGCCGCACCGTCGTGAACCTGTTCTTCGAGCCGTCGACCCGCACGCGGACGTCGTTCGAGATCGCCGAGAAGCGGCTCAGCGCCGACACGCTCGGCGTGGCCATCGCGAGCTCGAGCGTGGTCAAGGGCGAGACGCTCGTGGACACGGCGAAGAACATCGAGGCCATGGGGCCGAGCATGATCGTGCTGCGGCACGCCGCCTCCGGCGCCCCGCACCTCCTGGCGCGGCTCTGCAAGTCGCCCATCATCAACGCCGGCGACGGCCTCCACGAGCATCCGACGCAGGCGCTCCTGGATGCCTTCACGATCCGGGAGCGGAAGGGCCGCATCGCCGGGCTGAAGGTGGCCATCGTCGGCGACCTGCTGCACTCCCGCGTGCTGCGCAGCAACGTGCTGCTCCTGACCAAGCTCGGCGCCGACGTGTGGGTGTGCGGGCCGCCCACGCTCGTTCCGATGGGCCTCGAACGCCTGGGCGTCACGACGACCTCGTCGATCGACGCGGCGGTCGAAGGCGCCGACGTCGTCATGATGCTGCGCATCCAGCTCGAGCGGATGGAAGGCGGCTTCTTTCCGTCCCTCCGCGAGTACTTCACGGTCTTCGGCATGACCGAGGCGCGGTTGCGGCGCGCCAAGCCCGACGTGATCGTCATGCACCCGGGCCCGATCAATCGCGGGGTCGAGATCTCGAGCGAGGTCGCCGACGGTCCGTACTCCGTCATCCTCGACCAGGTGGCCAACGGCGTGGCCGCGCGGATGGCGGTGCTCTACCTTCTCGCCGGCGGGGTGTCAGATGAAACGGTTGCTTAA
- a CDS encoding dihydroorotase, giving the protein MKRLLKGARVVDPATGRDGAFDVLIDGGTIAKVGRDLPARLAEGGAVVELGPGFVVCPGLIDMHVHLREPGQEHKETVATGVASAVAGGFTAVACMPNTRPVNDNAGVTELILKKAADAALARVYPIGAVSRGQQGEQLADIAELKAAGCVAISDDGHPVSTALLARRAMEYAGMFGMPLIEHCEDPSLKGEGVAHEGPVAASLGLKGIPGIAEAITAGRDILVAEMVGGHVHVAHMSAWTTLEAVRQGKGRGVKVTCEVAPHHFTLTDDLLAAPVPYDTNTKMNPPLREARDRDAMLAGIADGSVDVIATDHAPHHADEKHVEYDRAPFGIVGLETAVPIALDTLVHGGLIRLPRLVELMSVNPARILNVPGGSLAEGAVADVTILAPDLAVTIDKTRFASRSRNTPYDGRTFRGAAAATIVGGRVVHVNPAAGLTLTTDARR; this is encoded by the coding sequence ATGAAACGGTTGCTTAAGGGAGCGCGGGTCGTCGATCCCGCCACGGGCCGCGACGGCGCGTTCGACGTGCTCATCGACGGGGGCACGATCGCCAAGGTGGGGCGGGATCTGCCCGCGCGCCTGGCCGAGGGCGGCGCCGTCGTCGAGCTCGGGCCGGGATTCGTGGTGTGCCCGGGCCTCATCGACATGCACGTGCACCTGCGCGAGCCCGGGCAGGAACACAAGGAAACCGTGGCCACCGGCGTGGCGTCCGCCGTGGCGGGCGGGTTCACGGCCGTGGCCTGCATGCCGAACACCCGGCCCGTGAACGACAACGCCGGCGTGACCGAGCTCATCCTCAAGAAGGCGGCGGACGCCGCGTTGGCGCGCGTCTACCCGATCGGCGCCGTGTCGCGGGGCCAGCAGGGCGAGCAGCTCGCCGACATCGCCGAGCTCAAGGCCGCCGGCTGTGTCGCCATCAGCGACGACGGCCACCCGGTGTCCACGGCGCTCCTGGCCCGGCGCGCGATGGAGTACGCGGGCATGTTCGGGATGCCCCTCATCGAGCACTGCGAGGATCCCTCGCTCAAGGGCGAGGGGGTCGCGCACGAGGGGCCGGTCGCGGCGTCGCTCGGACTGAAGGGGATTCCCGGCATCGCCGAGGCCATCACGGCGGGCCGCGACATCCTCGTCGCCGAGATGGTGGGCGGGCACGTGCACGTCGCGCACATGAGCGCGTGGACCACGCTCGAGGCCGTCCGGCAGGGCAAGGGCCGCGGGGTGAAGGTGACGTGCGAGGTGGCGCCGCACCACTTCACGCTCACCGACGACCTGCTGGCCGCGCCGGTCCCGTACGACACCAACACCAAGATGAACCCGCCGCTGCGCGAGGCGAGGGATCGCGACGCGATGCTGGCGGGCATCGCCGACGGCAGCGTGGACGTCATCGCCACCGATCACGCGCCGCATCACGCCGACGAGAAGCACGTCGAGTACGACCGGGCGCCCTTCGGCATCGTCGGCCTCGAGACGGCCGTGCCCATCGCGCTCGACACGCTCGTCCACGGCGGCCTCATCCGGCTGCCGCGTCTCGTCGAGCTGATGTCGGTCAACCCGGCCCGGATCCTCAACGTGCCCGGCGGCAGCCTCGCCGAGGGCGCGGTGGCGGACGTCACCATCCTCGCCCCGGATCTGGCGGTCACGATCGACAAGACCCGCTTCGCGAGCCGGTCCAGGAACACGCCGTACGACGGGCGGACCTTTCGCGGGGCCGCCGCCGCCACGATCGTCGGCGGACGCGTCGTGCACGTGAATCCCGCGGCCGGCCTCACCCTGACGACGGACGCCCGCCGATGA
- a CDS encoding phosphoribosyltransferase family protein, whose amino-acid sequence MSARIDEIRSRAAQDLRRFEVVMDGHFDYGNGYHGRLYLNPHQLFRYPSTIWRVAQDLIDVLPPGVAEDVTVVTGPATGGALLAHTIAGLLDGRRPLTRAPYSFAPFHHDNDGQDALSPFYAGVVKGAKVLLVDDVRNTGQTFHRCAELIAAAGGTLVCTAEIVDRGEAVVTLAVPNVALVQYPAPENYTAAECPLCRDGRPVTAF is encoded by the coding sequence ATGAGCGCCAGGATCGACGAGATTCGCTCGCGCGCGGCGCAGGATCTGCGCCGGTTCGAGGTGGTGATGGACGGGCACTTCGACTACGGCAACGGCTATCACGGCCGCCTGTACCTGAACCCGCACCAGCTGTTCCGCTACCCGTCCACGATCTGGCGCGTGGCGCAGGACCTGATCGACGTCCTTCCGCCGGGCGTCGCCGAGGACGTGACGGTGGTGACGGGACCGGCGACCGGGGGCGCGCTGCTCGCCCACACGATCGCCGGGCTCCTGGACGGACGGCGGCCGCTCACGCGCGCGCCGTACTCCTTCGCGCCGTTCCACCACGACAACGACGGGCAGGACGCGCTCTCGCCGTTCTATGCGGGCGTCGTGAAGGGCGCCAAGGTGCTGCTCGTGGACGACGTGCGGAACACGGGCCAGACCTTCCACCGCTGCGCGGAACTCATCGCGGCGGCCGGCGGCACCCTCGTCTGCACCGCCGAGATCGTCGACCGCGGCGAGGCCGTCGTCACGCTGGCGGTGCCGAACGTGGCGCTCGTGCAATACCCGGCGCCCGAGAACTACACGGCCGCGGAGTGCCCGCTGTGCCGCGACGGGCGGCCGGTGACGGCGTTCTAG
- a CDS encoding aminotransferase class V-fold PLP-dependent enzyme has translation MLTCQKARFSLPDDEHYLNCAYMSPLSKAVEAAGLAGVARKAVPSRIQTSDFFTDSNTARALFARLINAPDPSRIAIIPAASYGLAIAARNLPVSRGQNIVVTHEQFPANVHAWRRLAQARGVEVKTVHPPDASEGRGRAWNVRLLEAIDPKTAIVALGHVHWTDGTKFDLEAVGRRAREVGASLVIDGTQSVGALPFDVQAIQPDALICATYKWLMGPYAMGFAYLGPRFDDGEPLEETWIGRAGSENFKELVNYRDDYQPGALRYDVGERTNFALMPMAIAALEEVLERRPERLQDYCAALTAGLVGKVQDLGYAVEDPACRAAHLFGLRAPAGVDITAVGERLRERRVFVSLRGSAIRVSPHVYNDARDIDALLDALAG, from the coding sequence ATGCTCACCTGCCAGAAGGCGCGCTTCTCGCTTCCCGACGACGAGCACTACCTGAACTGCGCCTACATGTCGCCGCTCTCGAAGGCGGTGGAAGCGGCCGGCCTGGCCGGCGTGGCGCGCAAGGCGGTCCCGTCCCGCATCCAGACGTCGGACTTCTTCACCGACTCGAACACCGCGCGCGCGCTCTTCGCACGGCTCATCAACGCGCCTGACCCGTCGCGGATCGCGATCATCCCGGCCGCGTCGTACGGCCTGGCGATCGCCGCCCGCAACCTGCCGGTCTCGCGAGGCCAGAACATCGTCGTGACCCACGAGCAGTTCCCGGCCAACGTGCACGCCTGGCGGCGGCTGGCCCAGGCGCGGGGCGTGGAGGTGAAGACCGTCCACCCGCCCGACGCGTCCGAGGGCCGCGGCCGCGCGTGGAACGTCCGCCTGCTCGAGGCCATCGACCCGAAGACGGCCATCGTCGCGCTGGGCCACGTCCACTGGACCGACGGCACGAAGTTCGACCTGGAGGCGGTGGGCCGCCGTGCGCGCGAGGTCGGGGCCAGCCTGGTCATCGACGGCACGCAGTCGGTCGGCGCGCTGCCCTTCGACGTGCAGGCCATCCAGCCCGACGCCCTCATCTGCGCGACCTACAAGTGGCTGATGGGGCCGTACGCGATGGGCTTCGCCTACCTGGGCCCGCGCTTCGACGACGGCGAGCCGCTCGAGGAGACGTGGATCGGCCGCGCGGGCAGCGAGAACTTCAAGGAGCTCGTGAACTACCGCGACGACTACCAGCCGGGGGCGCTCAGGTACGACGTGGGCGAGCGCACGAACTTCGCGCTCATGCCGATGGCCATCGCGGCGCTCGAGGAAGTGCTGGAGCGGCGGCCCGAACGCCTGCAGGACTACTGCGCCGCGCTCACGGCCGGCCTCGTCGGCAAGGTCCAGGATCTGGGCTACGCCGTGGAGGATCCCGCCTGCCGGGCGGCCCACCTCTTCGGCCTCCGGGCGCCGGCCGGCGTGGACATCACGGCCGTCGGGGAGCGGCTGCGCGAACGCCGGGTCTTCGTGTCGCTGCGCGGCAGCGCCATCCGCGTGTCGCCGCACGTCTACAACGACGCCCGCGACATCGACGCGCTGCTCGACGCGCTCGCCGGATAG
- a CDS encoding peroxidase yields the protein MEPLFLPDVELSNPPGPWSAAIRMMRERGAEYPQIWHLFAFMPDATTHLARFTQAVLRGPAPLSPGLRELIAAYTSARNHCPF from the coding sequence ATGGAGCCGCTGTTCCTGCCAGACGTCGAGCTCAGCAATCCTCCGGGGCCGTGGAGCGCCGCGATCCGGATGATGCGCGAACGTGGCGCCGAGTACCCCCAGATCTGGCACCTGTTCGCGTTCATGCCGGACGCCACGACGCACCTCGCCCGCTTCACGCAGGCGGTGCTGCGGGGGCCGGCGCCGCTCAGTCCCGGCCTCCGGGAACTGATCGCGGCCTATACGTCCGCGCGCAACCACTGCCCGTTTTGA
- a CDS encoding MBL fold metallo-hydrolase, with translation MLRRIVCLLALVVAAVPVAAQSTDPPVKAMKVTVLSTMLVGGAREGVGEWGFAAVLEVDGHRWLVDTGARAETVLRNAAEMKVDLSGITDVVITHNHDDHTGGLLTLRREMAKTNPAALSRAHVAKGIFTSRLDRSGREGGGLLPIKAQYEALGGTFVEYDKPTRLAPGVWMTGPVPRVHPERNWSVSTRLQTPSGPVEDNVPEDSSIVVQTAQGLVLVSGCGHAGIVNTIEYAQKAVQQAPVHAAIGGFHLFAASDETLAWTAGKLKDARVAYLLGAHCTGIEAVFRLRQALGLARRNAVVGAVGSSFTLGTGIDPRPLAQ, from the coding sequence ATGCTCCGCCGAATCGTCTGCCTGCTCGCGCTGGTGGTCGCCGCCGTTCCGGTGGCCGCGCAGTCCACCGACCCGCCGGTCAAGGCCATGAAGGTGACGGTGCTGTCCACGATGCTCGTCGGCGGCGCACGCGAGGGTGTGGGCGAGTGGGGCTTCGCGGCGGTGCTCGAGGTGGACGGACACCGCTGGCTCGTCGACACGGGCGCCCGCGCGGAGACGGTGCTCAGAAACGCCGCCGAGATGAAGGTCGACCTGTCCGGCATCACCGACGTCGTCATCACCCACAATCACGACGACCACACCGGCGGCCTCCTGACCCTGCGCCGCGAGATGGCGAAGACGAACCCGGCGGCGCTGTCGCGCGCCCACGTCGCGAAGGGCATCTTCACCAGCCGGCTCGACCGCTCGGGGCGGGAGGGCGGCGGCCTGCTGCCGATCAAGGCCCAGTACGAGGCGCTCGGCGGCACGTTCGTCGAGTACGACAAGCCGACCCGGCTGGCGCCGGGCGTGTGGATGACGGGGCCGGTTCCGCGGGTCCACCCGGAGCGCAATTGGAGCGTGAGCACGAGGCTCCAGACGCCGTCGGGCCCGGTCGAGGACAACGTCCCCGAGGACTCGTCGATCGTCGTCCAGACGGCCCAGGGCCTGGTCCTGGTGAGCGGCTGCGGGCACGCCGGCATCGTCAACACCATCGAGTACGCGCAGAAGGCCGTGCAACAGGCGCCCGTGCACGCCGCGATCGGCGGCTTCCACCTGTTCGCGGCCTCCGACGAGACGCTCGCCTGGACGGCCGGGAAGCTCAAGGACGCGAGGGTCGCCTACCTGCTCGGCGCCCACTGCACGGGCATCGAGGCGGTGTTCCGCCTCCGCCAGGCGCTCGGGCTGGCCCGCCGGAACGCCGTCGTCGGCGCCGTCGGGTCGTCCTTCACGCTCGGTACCGGCATCGACCCTCGGCCGCTCGCGCAGTAA
- a CDS encoding sigma-70 family RNA polymerase sigma factor produces MHDADRSAIQAVTAGDSQAFRALVDRHGRYVYRVAHRLTGNPSDAEDVAQDAFLKAYRQLGRFESRADFRTWIHRITVNCAIDFIRARRYRETAHDPADLDRDAPDAAAASHAPAPDRQYLSAEIGARVHEGLGGLTALERAAFMLRHVEGCSISEIGAALGLKTEAAKHSVFRAVRKMRLALEPLVDVRHD; encoded by the coding sequence ATGCACGACGCCGATCGCTCCGCCATTCAGGCGGTGACCGCGGGGGACTCCCAGGCGTTCCGGGCGCTCGTCGACCGGCACGGCCGCTACGTCTACCGTGTGGCCCATCGGCTGACGGGGAATCCGTCGGATGCGGAAGACGTCGCGCAGGATGCGTTCCTGAAGGCCTACCGGCAGCTCGGCCGTTTCGAGTCGCGGGCCGACTTCCGGACCTGGATCCACCGGATCACCGTGAACTGCGCCATCGACTTCATCCGCGCCCGGCGGTACCGGGAGACGGCGCACGACCCGGCGGACCTGGACCGCGACGCACCGGACGCCGCGGCGGCGAGCCACGCGCCGGCGCCCGACCGCCAGTACCTGAGCGCCGAGATCGGCGCGCGGGTCCACGAAGGCCTCGGCGGGCTGACCGCGCTCGAACGGGCCGCGTTCATGCTGCGGCACGTGGAAGGGTGCTCGATCAGCGAGATCGGGGCCGCGCTGGGATTGAAGACGGAAGCAGCCAAGCACAGCGTGTTCCGCGCCGTGCGCAAGATGCGGCTCGCGCTGGAGCCGCTGGTGGACGTGCGTCATGACTGA
- a CDS encoding HEAT repeat domain-containing protein, translating into MTVSRIVRVAVLAALMATPASGQAFDASAGEQARAQAAAERDRERADRDRERSAREVDRERRDYERALDALEDAEWTQALARFQAVAEQAGARADGAIYWKAYALDRLGRQADALTAIADLARRFPKSRWIGDARALEVQVRARVGQPVVVDASGDDEIKLLALNALQNSAPEQALPLLRQVLQGTQSLKLKERALFVLAQSDSPEARRLMSEIARQGNPDLQRKAIDYLGVHGSSENRALLAEVYGAADDDVKRRVLRAYMVAGDRARVLAAATGESNAALRSEAVRQLGVMGAHDELWQLYGKERDAEVKRDILQAMFVGGDAPRLIQLAKTETDPALRRTAVRNLGLMRASATGSALVEIYTSNAPSEVKAAVVQGLFVQNNAEALVGLARKETDPARKKDLVQKLSVMKSKAAVDYMLELLGK; encoded by the coding sequence ATGACCGTGTCGAGAATCGTGCGTGTGGCCGTGCTCGCGGCCCTGATGGCCACGCCCGCGTCAGGGCAGGCCTTCGACGCCTCCGCCGGCGAACAGGCGCGGGCACAGGCGGCGGCCGAACGGGATCGCGAGCGCGCCGACCGGGACCGCGAGCGGTCCGCCCGCGAGGTGGACCGCGAACGGCGCGACTACGAGCGGGCGCTCGACGCCCTCGAGGACGCCGAGTGGACGCAGGCGCTCGCGCGCTTCCAGGCCGTGGCCGAGCAGGCGGGCGCCCGCGCGGACGGCGCCATCTACTGGAAGGCGTACGCCCTCGACAGGCTCGGCCGGCAGGCCGACGCCCTCACGGCCATCGCCGACCTCGCGCGGCGGTTCCCGAAGAGCCGCTGGATTGGCGATGCCCGCGCCCTCGAGGTGCAGGTGCGCGCCCGGGTGGGCCAGCCGGTGGTCGTGGACGCGTCGGGTGACGACGAGATCAAGCTGCTGGCGCTGAACGCGCTCCAGAACTCGGCGCCCGAACAGGCGCTGCCGCTGCTGCGCCAGGTGCTGCAGGGCACGCAGTCGCTCAAGCTCAAGGAGCGCGCCCTGTTCGTGCTCGCGCAGAGCGACTCGCCCGAGGCGCGGCGCCTGATGTCCGAGATCGCCCGCCAGGGGAATCCCGACCTGCAGCGCAAGGCCATCGACTACCTGGGCGTGCACGGCAGCAGCGAGAACCGCGCGCTCCTCGCGGAGGTGTACGGCGCGGCCGACGACGACGTCAAGCGCCGGGTGCTGCGCGCCTACATGGTGGCCGGCGACCGCGCGCGCGTCCTCGCGGCCGCCACGGGCGAGTCGAATGCGGCGCTCCGCTCGGAGGCCGTGCGGCAGCTCGGCGTCATGGGCGCCCACGACGAACTGTGGCAGCTCTACGGCAAGGAGCGCGACGCGGAGGTGAAGCGCGACATCCTGCAGGCGATGTTCGTGGGCGGCGATGCGCCCCGCCTGATTCAGCTCGCCAAGACCGAGACCGATCCCGCGCTCCGGCGCACCGCCGTGCGGAACCTCGGGCTGATGCGGGCCTCGGCGACGGGCTCCGCCCTGGTCGAGATCTACACGTCCAACGCGCCGTCCGAGGTGAAGGCCGCCGTCGTGCAGGGGCTTTTCGTGCAGAACAACGCCGAGGCGCTGGTCGGCCTCGCTCGCAAGGAGACCGATCCGGCGCGCAAGAAGGATCTCGTGCAGAAGCTGTCGGTCATGAAGTCCAAGGCCGCCGTGGACTACATGCTGGAACTGCTCGGGAAGTGA
- a CDS encoding HEAT repeat domain-containing protein yields MTLDVLIVLALTAASAAQPAAEAPSIRNGSVLPRQTSGSLARTIADLSGPAAEPVWIGWSVPSASRDDASGWYGGCRLEPGSDRGAMPAGGQVAYLEPSRRLAVFVRVSGGQVDRIRGFSMACPVDAGGRTVYWLAGTGPVESARWLADRASGGAERRLADGALAALAMHAAPEALDALLAAARTGGTPRLRGQALFWLAQRAGQQAVGAIADAIARDPDTEVKKRAVFALSQLPADEGVPKLIEVARAHSNPVVRKQAFFWLGQSKDPRALAFFKEVLAR; encoded by the coding sequence ATGACGCTCGACGTCCTGATCGTCCTCGCGCTCACGGCGGCGTCGGCCGCGCAACCGGCCGCGGAGGCGCCGTCCATCCGGAACGGCAGCGTCCTTCCGCGTCAGACGTCGGGCAGCCTGGCGCGGACGATCGCCGACCTCTCCGGGCCCGCGGCAGAACCGGTGTGGATCGGATGGAGCGTGCCGTCCGCCTCGCGCGACGACGCATCCGGCTGGTACGGCGGCTGCCGCCTGGAGCCGGGAAGCGATCGCGGCGCCATGCCCGCCGGGGGACAGGTGGCGTACCTCGAGCCGTCGCGGCGGCTGGCCGTCTTCGTGCGCGTGTCGGGCGGCCAGGTGGATCGGATTCGCGGCTTCTCGATGGCCTGCCCGGTGGATGCGGGCGGCCGGACCGTCTACTGGCTGGCGGGCACCGGTCCGGTCGAGAGCGCGCGGTGGCTGGCCGACCGCGCGTCGGGCGGCGCGGAGCGCCGTCTGGCCGACGGCGCGCTCGCGGCCCTGGCCATGCACGCCGCGCCCGAGGCGCTGGACGCGCTGCTGGCGGCCGCGCGGACCGGCGGCACCCCGCGCCTGCGCGGGCAGGCGCTCTTCTGGCTCGCCCAGCGCGCGGGCCAGCAGGCGGTCGGCGCCATCGCCGACGCCATCGCGCGCGATCCCGACACCGAGGTCAAGAAGCGCGCCGTCTTCGCCCTGAGCCAACTGCCGGCCGACGAGGGCGTGCCGAAGCTGATCGAGGTGGCGCGCGCGCATTCGAACCCGGTCGTGCGGAAGCAGGCGTTCTTCTGGCTCGGCCAGTCGAAGGATCCGCGCGCGCTCGCGTTCTTCAAGGAAGTGCTCGCCCGCTAG
- a CDS encoding asparaginase — MTGWQLRLVAVGVSLACAGTASPVAQAPASARPVVWVLATGGTISGRGASSTSLANYSSGSLGGDELVAAVPELKDVADIRVEQVANVSSTDITVEHWLRLANRINALFDADPKVAGVVVTHGTNTLEETAYFLNLTVRHDRPVVLVGSMRPASAISADGPLNLLNAVRTAVSKDAVGKGVLVVLNDEVNGARDVTKTNTYRVETFRAPELGLLGYVDADAVTFYRASLKRHTARSEFDVRGRSSLPAVEILYSYVQPTTALVSALVQGGAQGIVFAGTGAGLVSTAERESLQPLLAMPAATRPVLVRSNRTGNGRVLALPAYDALGMVPGDNLTPQKARVLLMLALTRTRDLAGIRRMFSEY; from the coding sequence ATGACGGGATGGCAGCTTCGGCTGGTGGCTGTCGGCGTGAGCCTGGCGTGCGCGGGGACGGCGAGCCCGGTGGCCCAGGCCCCGGCGTCCGCGCGTCCGGTGGTGTGGGTGCTGGCCACCGGCGGCACCATCTCCGGACGGGGCGCGTCCTCGACGTCCCTGGCGAACTACTCGTCGGGGTCGCTCGGCGGGGACGAGCTCGTGGCGGCGGTGCCCGAACTCAAGGACGTCGCCGACATCCGCGTCGAGCAGGTCGCCAACGTCAGCAGCACCGACATCACGGTGGAGCACTGGCTCAGGCTGGCCAACCGCATCAACGCCCTCTTCGACGCCGACCCGAAGGTGGCCGGCGTGGTCGTCACGCACGGGACGAACACGCTCGAGGAGACCGCGTACTTCCTGAACCTGACGGTCCGGCACGATCGTCCCGTCGTGCTCGTCGGCTCGATGCGGCCGGCGTCGGCGATCAGCGCCGACGGCCCCCTCAACCTGCTCAACGCCGTGCGGACCGCCGTGTCGAAGGACGCGGTCGGCAAGGGCGTGCTGGTCGTCCTGAACGACGAGGTCAACGGCGCACGCGACGTCACCAAGACGAACACCTACCGCGTGGAGACGTTCCGGGCGCCGGAGCTCGGCCTGCTCGGCTACGTGGACGCCGATGCCGTCACGTTCTACCGCGCCTCGCTCAAGCGGCACACGGCGCGCTCGGAGTTCGACGTCCGGGGCCGCTCCAGCCTGCCGGCGGTCGAGATCCTCTACTCCTACGTGCAGCCGACGACGGCGCTCGTCTCGGCCCTGGTCCAGGGCGGCGCGCAGGGGATCGTGTTCGCGGGCACCGGCGCCGGCCTCGTCTCGACGGCCGAGCGCGAGTCGCTGCAGCCGCTGCTGGCGATGCCGGCGGCCACCCGGCCCGTGCTCGTGCGCTCGAACCGGACCGGCAACGGCCGGGTGCTCGCACTGCCCGCCTACGACGCCCTGGGCATGGTGCCCGGAGACAACCTGACGCCGCAGAAGGCGCGCGTGCTGCTGATGCTCGCCCTCACGCGCACGCGCGACCTGGCCGGGATCCGGCGCATGTTCTCGGAGTATTGA
- a CDS encoding alpha/beta fold hydrolase, whose protein sequence is MRRAGVEQRLDQMSVTMDQRELTVGGRSVTYGTLVPKAPPPESGYPLIVGLHFGTSQEPGLSPYFGLGYVGQLVFPALESLDAVIVAPDAPEFSWAHPDSEAAVVAVVAAVEKDHPIDERKTLVTGFSMGGQGTWFFAATHPELFRAAIPMSGHPLTTRVRSRADVQAAAQALDAGTDWATPLVSMPIYAIHSRADTTVPIEPVERAVKVLKERGGDATLVALDGVPHSMVPGFIEPLEAARPWILGVWNR, encoded by the coding sequence ATGCGTCGGGCTGGCGTCGAGCAGCGGCTGGACCAGATGTCGGTGACGATGGACCAGCGCGAGCTGACCGTCGGCGGGCGATCCGTCACCTACGGCACGCTCGTCCCGAAGGCGCCGCCGCCGGAATCGGGCTATCCGCTGATCGTGGGCCTGCACTTCGGCACGAGCCAGGAGCCCGGCCTGTCGCCCTACTTCGGCCTGGGCTACGTCGGGCAGCTGGTGTTCCCGGCGCTCGAGTCGCTCGACGCCGTGATCGTCGCGCCGGACGCGCCCGAGTTCAGCTGGGCGCATCCCGACAGCGAAGCGGCGGTCGTCGCGGTGGTGGCCGCGGTGGAGAAGGACCACCCGATCGACGAGCGGAAGACGCTCGTCACCGGCTTCAGCATGGGCGGGCAGGGCACGTGGTTCTTCGCGGCCACCCATCCCGAGCTCTTCCGGGCGGCCATTCCGATGTCCGGCCATCCGTTGACCACCCGCGTCCGGTCCCGCGCCGACGTGCAGGCGGCGGCCCAGGCCCTCGACGCGGGCACCGACTGGGCGACGCCGCTCGTCTCGATGCCCATCTACGCCATTCACAGCCGCGCCGATACCACCGTGCCCATCGAGCCGGTCGAGCGAGCCGTCAAGGTGCTCAAGGAACGCGGCGGCGACGCGACGCTCGTGGCCCTCGACGGCGTGCCGCATTCGATGGTGCCCGGGTTCATCGAGCCGCTGGAGGCCGCGCGGCCGTGGATCCTCGGCGTGTGGAACCGGTAG